A region of the Serinicoccus profundi genome:
TCAGCACGAGCATGGCGCGATAGATCTGGTCCGAGTGGTACCAGTGGTTCGTGCCGGCACCCATGAGGATCATGCCGCGACCGCCCGTGTCGATGGCGTTCTGCGCCCACTCCCGGGCGATCCGGACGATCTGCTCCACGGGCGCCCCGCAGATCTCCGCCGCCCAGGCCGGAGTGGCAGGGGCGGACGGGTCGTCGTAGCCGGTCGGCCAGTCACCGGGCAGTCCCTCCCTACCGACGCCGTAGTGGGCCAGCATGAGGTCCAGGACCGTGGTGACCAGGTGGTCCCCGACCCGCCGGACGGGCACGCCGCGACGCTCATGGCGCGCGTTGCCCTCCACGTTGTCGAACCGGGGCAGCACCACCTCGACGGCGTCGCCAGCGCTGCTGTAGAGCGTCAGGGCGGGTTCGATCCCGTCGAGCTCGAGGTTCCAGCGTCCGGCGTCCTCGTCGCCGAAGCGATGCCCGATGGAGCCGTTCGGGACCGCGACGTCGTCCACGGCCCGATCCAGCACCACCGGCTTCCACAGTGCGTTGGCGCTCTCCCGTTCCGGGTGGTGGTCATCCAGGTCACCGGCGGTGAGGAACTTGCCCGGACGGAAAACTGCTCGGTGCTCGCTCCGCTTGCCCGTTTCTCCCTGCTCCGTCGACGAAGCTCGTTCCTCGCCTTCGACGGGCTCGAGCGTCACGAGGTAGGGCAGGTCGGTGAAGCGCTGGTTGTAATCGGTGAAGAAGTCGACCTGGCGGTCCACGAAGAACTCCTTCAGGACGACGTGTCCCATGCCCATCGCCAGCGCGGCATCCGTGCCCGGCGCGGAGGCCACCCACTCGTCCGCGAACTTGACGTTCTCGGCATAGTCGGGGGCGACCGCGATGACCTTCTGTCCCCGGTAGCGTGCCTCGGTCATCCAGTGGGCGTCCGGGGGTGCGGGTGAGCGGGACGTTGGAGCCCCACATGATGAGGTATGCCGCGTCCCACCAGTCCCCCGACTCCGGGACGTCGGTCTGGTCCCCGAACATCTGCGGGGAGGCGTTGGGCAGGTCGGCGTACCAATCGTAGAAGGAGAGCATCGGCGCACCGATGAGCTCGTGGAAGCGGGATCCGGAGGAGTAGGAGACCGGAGACATCGCGGGGATGGGGGAGAAACCGGCGATCCGGTCGGGACCATAGCGCTTGACGGTGTAGACGTGCGCCGCGGCGATGAGGTCGACCACCTCCTCCCAGGTAGCGCGGACGAGGCCGCCCTTGCCACGAGCGCTCTTGTAGGCCCGGGCCCTCTCCCTCGTCCTGGACGATCGAGGCCCACGCGACCACGGAGTCGCCATACATCTCCTTGGCCTCGCGGAACAGCTGGAGCAGCGTCCCGCGGACGTAGGGATAGCGCACCCGGGTCGGGCTGTAGGTGTACCAGGAGAACGCCGCCCCCCGGGGACAGCCGCGGGGTTCGTACTCCGGTCGATCCGCACCGGCGGAGGGGTAGTCGGTCTGCTGGGGCCTCCCAGGTGATGATCCCGTCCTTGACGTAGACCTTCCAGGAGCAGGACCCGGTGCAGTTGACGCCGTGCGTGGATCGGACGACCTTGTCGTGGCTCCACCGATCACGGTAGAAGGCATCGCCGGACCGGCCACCCGTGACGTGCACCGAGCGCTGGTCGTCGGAGACCTCCCCGCGGGTGAAGAACCGGCTCGTGCTGACCAGTGCCTGGCTCAACGGGCCGTCCAGGCCGGCCCTGCTGCGCTGGGTATCCGTCATCGGTGATCTCCTTCGATCGACGACGCCGACGTGACGTCGGCGTTGGTGGGTCCACTGGTGGCCGGGGGGGCGAGCTGGAGCAGCGCACGACACGTGGTGGGGCCCGTGAAAAGGCCGGAGGCTGACCTTCGCCCCGGGTTCGCCGACAGCATCGAGGGCGCCCTTCAGCAGACCGCGGTGCACGCCACAGACCACGTCGGGGTGCGAGGCGGCCAGTGTCAGGAAGGGGCAGTCGCGCAGGGTGATCCCGACCTCACCGCTCTCCTCGTCGGAAATCTCGGGAGAGTAGCCCCAGTCCGTCAGGAGGCGGGTCACGTCGCGCACCTTGCCCAGCTGGTCCTCGCGCGTCGAGGTGGCAGCGTCCGTCGAACCAGCCTCACCCGTCGGGCCGGCATCGTGGTCCCTCGGCCTACCGGTCCGCAGGGACGCTGCTCGCTCGGTGGCCCAGCGGGCGCCCGCCTCCTCAGGCGTGAGTCGGTCCATCTCCTGCGCCGAGAGGACCGAGGTGAGCAGTCCGGCCAGGACGACGAAGGGCGCCCCCTCCGTCGACGTGCTCTCGCCGAGCGGGACCTCGCGCAGGACGTACCTCTTGCTCGGGCGACCGACACCCCCGTCCCGGACGAAGCGAGCGTCGAGGATCCGGGCGTCGAGCAGCTGGTCGACGTGGAAACGGACCGTGGTGACGTGCAGGTCCAGCCGCTCACCCAACTCGGCCGCGCTGAGGCCGGTCGTGCGCTCGTGCGGCATGGCACTGCTGAGCTCCTCGACGATGCCCCGACGAACAGGGGAGAGCAGCAGGGCCGCGCCCACGTCGGGTACCGCCGGAGTGCCTTCCGGTTGCCGTGCCTCCGTCATCCTGCCTCCTCTCCGTCCATGGGTGTGCCGGGCTGTGGTGCCTCAACCCTCATCCTGTCGTGGCCCGGAACTCCTTCCGGAAGCCCACGCCGGTGTAGAGGCCACCGATCACCGCGACCACGGCCAGGGCCAGCAGACCGATGGTGTAGCTGCCGTAGGCGTCGTAGATGACCCCCATGAGCAGCGGAGGGACGAACCCGCCGAGGCCGCCGGCCGCGCCGACGACACCGGTGACTGCACCGACCCTGGAGGGCTCGACCAGGGCCGCGACGAGGGCGAAGACCGCGCCTGCGCCTGCTCCCAGACCCGCGGCCATCCCGAGGAAGGCCACCGTGCCGACCGGCTCGAGGGCCACCGGGATGGTGCTGTCGCCGACGATGACGGTCGTCCCTGCTCCCACCAGAGCCGCGAGCAGGGCGAACAGACCGGTGACCACGAGCAACGACGCCAGGACAAGGGTCTTGACGAACCTGTCGCACAACCAGCCGCCGACGGGTCGAGCCAGCACCGAGACGACGACGAAACCGGCCATCCGCAAGGACGCGGCGCCCTTCTCCATACCGAAGTTGTTGACGAGATAGGTCGGCAGATAGACGCTGAACGCCACGAATCCGCCGAAGGCGATGGCGTAGAGGACGGCCAGCTTGAGCGCGACCGGGGTCGCCAGCGTGCGCATCGCGTTGGTCAGCCAGTTGCCGCCTCTCGCGCCCGTGCCCCGCCCCGGCGCCGGCCGTAGGACGCGCCAGGACACGACTGCGTAGATCCCCAGCAGCATGGCGACCAGGACGAACGGCGCCGGTCGGCCGAAGGCGTTGGACAGCTGCAGGGTCGTGAAGGCCGCGACCGCAGTGCCACCCGTGCCCATGCCGAAGAGGCCGAGGGCGGCGCCCCGCTGGGCGGGAGAATGCCAGGCGTTGACGAACGGCACACCGACGGCGAAGGAGGTCCCCCCGATGCCGAGGAAGAAGCCGCCGAGCAGCAGCGCCGTGAGGTTGTCCCCGAAGAAGCCCAGGAAGAGCACCGGGATGATGGTCAGGGCCGCGACCACGGGGAACATCACCCTGGCACCGAGCCGGTCGGTGAGAGCACCGACGGGGATGCGGCCGAGCGATCCGACGAGCACCGGGGTGGCGACGACGAGTGACTGCTGCAGGGAGCTCAGCCCGAGCTCCTCGCGCAGCGTGACGGCCAACGGCGAGAGCAGCGCCCACGCCCAGAAGCAGATGGCGAAGCCCACTGTCGCCATCACGAGCATCGTGCGAGCCGTACCCCGGTCCGACCCCTTGGGCGTCGGTGGGCTGACATGTCCTTCGGACAGGGGCACTTCGGTCGACTCGTCCATGGTCCGGCCTTCCTGCGAAGAGGGCTACTGGTGCATTGCCTGTCGGTGTGCAGTGACGATAGGACCAGC
Encoded here:
- a CDS encoding MFS transporter — protein: MATVGFAICFWAWALLSPLAVTLREELGLSSLQQSLVVATPVLVGSLGRIPVGALTDRLGARVMFPVVAALTIIPVLFLGFFGDNLTALLLGGFFLGIGGTSFAVGVPFVNAWHSPAQRGAALGLFGMGTGGTAVAAFTTLQLSNAFGRPAPFVLVAMLLGIYAVVSWRVLRPAPGRGTGARGGNWLTNAMRTLATPVALKLAVLYAIAFGGFVAFSVYLPTYLVNNFGMEKGAASLRMAGFVVVSVLARPVGGWLCDRFVKTLVLASLLVVTGLFALLAALVGAGTTVIVGDSTIPVALEPVGTVAFLGMAAGLGAGAGAVFALVAALVEPSRVGAVTGVVGAAGGLGGFVPPLLMGVIYDAYGSYTIGLLALAVVAVIGGLYTGVGFRKEFRATTG